The following are from one region of the Stigmatella ashevillena genome:
- a CDS encoding MarR family winged helix-turn-helix transcriptional regulator produces MRKASRRLTQLYDDALEQSGLRSTQFAILAELVTFAEPPSMAELAEALVTDRSALGHNLRPLEREGLIELREGTGDRRKRQVVMTARGRALFTKALPLWQAAQTRFQEVFGEAEAAQLRLTLLRIAYNERLGLLKD; encoded by the coding sequence ATGCGGAAGGCGTCTCGCCGACTCACGCAGCTCTACGATGACGCGCTCGAGCAGAGCGGCTTGCGCTCGACCCAGTTCGCGATCCTTGCCGAGTTGGTGACCTTCGCGGAGCCTCCGTCCATGGCGGAGTTGGCCGAGGCCTTGGTGACCGACCGCTCGGCGCTCGGGCACAACCTGAGGCCCCTGGAGCGCGAAGGGCTCATCGAGCTGCGGGAAGGCACTGGCGACCGCCGCAAGCGCCAGGTCGTGATGACCGCACGCGGGCGAGCCCTGTTCACCAAGGCCCTGCCCCTCTGGCAGGCCGCGCAGACACGTTTCCAGGAGGTGTTTGGCGAAGCCGAGGCCGCTCAACTGCGCCTGACACTCTTGAGGATCGCCTACAACGAGCGATTGGGGCTGCTCAAGGACTGA
- a CDS encoding winged helix-turn-helix transcriptional regulator, whose translation MTVSKRGRHLAQALAKRAAQRGDLYAVECPSRGVLEHVTSRWGVLVLVALLEDTHRFSELRRKVAGVSEKMLAQTLHALEDDGFVLRESYPVIPPRVDYSLTPMGREVADHVEALTDWIEESMPRIMEARTRQGSRRTSS comes from the coding sequence ATGACGGTGAGCAAGCGCGGACGACATCTGGCCCAGGCCCTGGCGAAGCGGGCGGCGCAGCGGGGGGATCTCTATGCGGTGGAGTGTCCTTCCCGGGGGGTTCTCGAACATGTGACCAGCCGCTGGGGGGTGCTGGTGCTGGTCGCCCTGTTGGAGGACACGCACCGCTTCAGCGAGCTGCGGCGGAAGGTGGCGGGGGTGAGCGAGAAGATGCTGGCTCAGACGCTTCACGCGCTGGAGGACGACGGCTTCGTGCTGCGCGAGTCGTATCCGGTCATTCCTCCCCGCGTGGATTACAGCCTCACCCCCATGGGCCGGGAGGTGGCCGATCACGTGGAGGCGCTCACCGATTGGATTGAAGAGAGCATGCCCCGGATCATGGAGGCGCGGACGCGACAGGGCTCCCGGCGGACCTCGTCATGA
- a CDS encoding SDR family NAD(P)-dependent oxidoreductase — translation MTATGKLGTALITGASSGIGALYAHRLAHRGHDLILVARGRERLEAIQKRIVEETGRSVELVIADLGVQEDVARVEQVLKSNPRLTLLINNAGMGATAPLLSSDVDKMEAMIDLNVTALTRLTYAAVPGFVARGGGTLINIASIVAVAPELLNGVYGASKAFVVALSQSLRHELADKGVRVQVVLPGATATEFWDNAGMPLSHLPSEIVMSAEHLVDAALSGLDQGEFVTLPALPVAADWDAFEAARQALRPNLSHTLPGERYKIARPVPA, via the coding sequence ATGACTGCAACAGGAAAGCTGGGCACCGCGTTGATCACCGGTGCTTCATCGGGAATTGGTGCCCTCTATGCCCACCGTCTGGCCCACCGGGGCCATGATCTCATCCTGGTCGCCCGCGGCCGCGAGCGTCTGGAGGCGATCCAGAAGCGGATCGTGGAAGAGACCGGGCGGTCCGTCGAACTCGTCATCGCCGACCTGGGGGTGCAGGAGGACGTCGCCCGTGTCGAGCAGGTGTTGAAATCCAACCCCCGCCTCACGCTGCTGATCAACAACGCGGGGATGGGCGCGACCGCTCCGCTGCTGTCCTCGGACGTCGACAAGATGGAAGCGATGATTGACCTGAACGTCACGGCCTTGACGCGTCTGACATATGCCGCTGTGCCCGGGTTCGTCGCCCGGGGCGGAGGGACGCTCATCAACATCGCGTCCATCGTCGCGGTCGCGCCCGAGCTGCTCAATGGCGTCTATGGGGCGAGCAAGGCGTTCGTCGTCGCCTTGAGCCAATCGCTGCGACATGAACTCGCGGACAAGGGCGTGCGGGTGCAGGTCGTCCTGCCGGGTGCGACCGCCACGGAGTTCTGGGACAACGCAGGCATGCCGCTGAGCCACCTGCCCTCGGAGATCGTCATGTCCGCCGAGCATCTGGTCGATGCGGCCCTGTCAGGTCTCGATCAGGGCGAGTTCGTGACCCTCCCCGCCCTTCCTGTCGCCGCCGACTGGGACGCATTCGAGGCCGCGCGGCAGGCGCTGCGCCCGAACCTGTCCCACACCCTGCCGGGCGAGCGTTACAAGATCGCCCGACCGGTCCCGGCCTGA
- a CDS encoding metallophosphoesterase, producing the protein MSVSRMLPFIFLTVLSLLTVLGHLYLYRRLVRDTSPLRRWRRAAGGALWGLGALMLGSAMTARVLPPGGLRPIFFLGWMWMAAAAYLLLILWLVGGARLLARLGQRGRSAPPPSEAASPPAAASEERRQFLARSAAGGALLVTGGFVGYGTWRAFHPPVVNRIAVRLPGLPKALDGFTLVQVTDIHVGPLIQRRFMDAMVEQCNALKPDAVCITGDLVDGSVPALAPSVSALANLRSRYGSFFVTGNHEYYSGDEEWAEALERMGITVLRNRHVSVGEPGASFDMVGVDDWAAQRSGFPRKYDLERALAGRAPERASVLLAHQPSNWRVAAQKGIGLQLSGHTHGGQFFPFTLAVGAMWEHDAGHYEENGRHLYVSRGTGFWGPPVRVAAPPEIVQVTLLAS; encoded by the coding sequence ATGTCCGTCTCCCGGATGCTTCCCTTCATCTTCCTCACCGTCCTGAGCCTGCTGACGGTGCTGGGCCACCTCTACCTCTACCGGCGCCTCGTCCGGGACACCTCCCCCCTCCGGAGGTGGCGGCGGGCGGCAGGGGGGGCCCTGTGGGGACTGGGGGCGCTGATGCTGGGCTCGGCGATGACGGCGCGGGTGCTCCCGCCGGGCGGCCTGCGCCCGATCTTCTTTCTGGGGTGGATGTGGATGGCCGCGGCGGCCTACCTGCTGTTGATCCTGTGGCTCGTGGGCGGGGCGCGCCTCCTCGCGCGTCTGGGCCAGCGCGGACGTTCCGCGCCCCCGCCGTCGGAGGCCGCCTCACCGCCCGCCGCGGCCTCCGAGGAGCGGCGTCAGTTCCTCGCGCGCTCGGCCGCAGGAGGAGCCCTGCTCGTCACCGGGGGCTTCGTGGGCTACGGCACCTGGCGGGCCTTCCATCCGCCTGTCGTCAACCGGATCGCCGTGCGGCTGCCGGGCCTGCCCAAGGCCCTGGATGGGTTCACGCTGGTGCAAGTGACCGACATCCACGTGGGGCCCCTGATCCAGCGCCGCTTCATGGACGCGATGGTGGAACAGTGCAACGCGCTCAAGCCCGACGCGGTGTGCATCACGGGGGACCTGGTGGACGGCAGCGTGCCCGCGCTGGCCCCCTCGGTGTCCGCGTTGGCCAACCTCCGCTCCCGGTATGGCAGCTTCTTCGTCACGGGCAACCACGAGTATTACTCCGGAGACGAGGAGTGGGCAGAAGCCCTGGAGCGCATGGGCATCACCGTGCTGCGCAACCGGCACGTGTCCGTCGGCGAGCCGGGGGCCTCGTTCGACATGGTCGGTGTGGATGACTGGGCAGCCCAGCGCTCGGGCTTCCCCCGGAAGTACGACCTGGAGCGAGCACTGGCGGGAAGAGCTCCGGAGCGGGCCTCGGTGCTGCTGGCGCACCAGCCCAGCAATTGGCGCGTGGCGGCCCAGAAGGGCATCGGCCTTCAGCTCTCGGGACACACCCACGGGGGCCAATTCTTCCCCTTCACCCTGGCGGTGGGTGCGATGTGGGAGCACGACGCGGGCCACTACGAGGAGAACGGCCGCCACCTCTACGTGAGCCGGGGAACAGGCTTCTGGGGCCCCCCCGTCCGCGTGGCCGCCCCTCCCGAGATCGTCCAGGTAACACTCCTGGCCTCATAG
- a CDS encoding two-component regulator propeller domain-containing protein, translating to MRLARGTRIPFCPGAARIAVLALLLSVGGAARALEPGKSLLQFPHTSWQRSAGLPQSAILTLAQTPDGYLWAGTWEGLARFDGVRFTIFENHTTPMLQARSIRGLATSQDGTLWLGTEAGLTGMRDGTFFPVTAPEGVVLKDLRTLLPARDGSLWIATLGHGLLHYSGGHFQAWTTRTGLVDDIVWALAESPDGTLWVGTSQGLQRWDGTALKPGPAFAPEDMEPSVRALAVDPDGHLWVGTEDGSVYRQQGGRMLREPRASMPGNQISSLLVDKDGSLWVGSTGGGLLRLANGQRSVLDGAQGLAEEAVAALLEDSEGNIWIGTEEAGLHRLKDAPLTPYGRSEGLPHDVISSIHEARDGSLWFASLGGGVTRWFGGQMTTWNTQKGLIHDRVRSIAEDNTGGLWFSTQTGLSRWQAGRFTTSLGASQGLPPGPVRTVLVDTDNFLWAGTQVGLARWNGERFELLTRKDGLPGDKITLLKHRTAGGFWVGTGGGGLAFYFRGHFTTVASEGYPMFSELSALYEEANGALWLGTDEGLFLATAGRFTRFSLAEGLFNDRIFQILPDGLGYLWMSCNKGLFRVRQAELEAVAEGRQTRVTSRAYGEDEGMRAAECNGVGGPPGIRARDGRLWFPTVRGAVVYAPTHDKPPAPLAPMRIEELRVDRQPVSLRARDIPLGDGNVEFQYTTPSLYPPQQLRFRYQLEGFDPDWVEAGSRSVAYYTNLPPGHYRFRVEAMETEDGRVAPMAEMALHLKPRFHQTRLFRGACFLAAAMLVASAMGLRLRQSRLRERELQAHVDQRTAELATLNADLRNRLQELQSTRERLVHAEKMAAVGTLAAGVGHEINNPLAFIISNLHYASMEVKHAAMQDGEPERWAEVEQALSEALLGADRVRRIVQDLKTFSRVQPERPQRVELHEVLELALSFADAEVRHRARVVKHYGPVPTVFGDEARMGQVFLNLLINAAQATPEGHADQHEIRVTTRQNEQGQAVVEVSDTGMGIPPEVLPRIFEPFFTTKPVGVGTGLGLSICHGYVQALGGDIRVHSAPGEGTTFEVTLPPAPAMAAEPAPPRPPSGSNPVWRSRLMVVDDEPLLASAMSRTLEPEHEVVPFTCARDALERLRTGEHYHLILCDLMMPEMTGMELYETLAREAPAMAERMVFITGGAFTEAARTFLDTHRLPCLDKPFDPDALRSRLRSLLAGRDSSQPATAA from the coding sequence ATGCGACTTGCCCGTGGCACCCGAATCCCCTTCTGTCCTGGCGCCGCGCGCATCGCAGTCCTGGCGCTGCTGCTCAGTGTGGGAGGGGCCGCCCGGGCCCTGGAGCCTGGCAAGTCCCTGTTGCAGTTCCCCCACACCTCCTGGCAGCGCTCCGCAGGGCTTCCCCAGAGCGCCATCCTGACGCTGGCGCAGACGCCGGATGGCTACCTGTGGGCGGGCACCTGGGAGGGGCTGGCGCGGTTCGATGGGGTGCGCTTCACGATCTTCGAGAACCACACCACGCCCATGCTCCAGGCCCGCTCCATCCGGGGGCTGGCCACCTCCCAGGACGGCACGCTGTGGCTCGGCACCGAGGCGGGCCTCACCGGCATGCGCGACGGCACCTTCTTTCCCGTGACGGCGCCCGAGGGCGTGGTCCTGAAAGACTTGCGCACCCTGCTGCCCGCCCGGGACGGCAGCCTGTGGATCGCCACGCTCGGCCATGGGCTGCTGCACTACTCGGGTGGGCACTTCCAGGCGTGGACCACCCGGACGGGCCTGGTGGATGACATTGTCTGGGCGCTCGCCGAGAGCCCGGACGGCACCCTCTGGGTGGGCACCTCCCAGGGCCTTCAGCGGTGGGACGGCACGGCGTTGAAGCCGGGCCCCGCCTTTGCCCCCGAGGACATGGAGCCCTCGGTGCGGGCGCTCGCGGTGGATCCAGACGGCCACCTCTGGGTGGGCACCGAGGATGGCTCGGTGTACCGGCAGCAGGGCGGGAGGATGCTGCGGGAGCCGCGGGCGAGCATGCCAGGCAATCAGATCTCCTCCCTGCTGGTGGACAAGGATGGAAGCCTGTGGGTGGGAAGCACCGGCGGAGGGCTGCTGCGGCTGGCCAACGGCCAGCGCTCGGTGCTGGACGGCGCGCAGGGGCTGGCGGAGGAGGCGGTGGCCGCCCTGCTCGAGGATTCCGAGGGCAACATCTGGATCGGCACCGAGGAGGCGGGGCTGCACCGCCTCAAGGATGCGCCCCTTACCCCCTACGGCCGCTCCGAGGGCCTGCCCCACGATGTGATTTCCTCCATCCACGAAGCGCGGGATGGGAGCCTCTGGTTCGCCAGCCTGGGGGGAGGCGTCACCCGCTGGTTCGGCGGCCAGATGACGACGTGGAACACCCAGAAGGGGCTCATCCACGACCGCGTCCGATCCATCGCCGAGGACAACACCGGGGGCCTCTGGTTCAGCACCCAGACGGGGCTCAGCCGCTGGCAGGCGGGCCGGTTCACCACCTCGCTCGGAGCCTCGCAGGGCCTGCCGCCGGGCCCGGTGCGCACCGTGCTCGTGGACACGGACAACTTCCTGTGGGCCGGCACCCAAGTGGGACTGGCCCGGTGGAACGGCGAGCGCTTCGAGCTGCTCACGCGGAAGGACGGGCTGCCCGGAGACAAGATCACCCTGTTGAAGCACCGCACCGCCGGGGGCTTCTGGGTAGGCACGGGCGGTGGCGGCCTGGCCTTCTACTTCCGCGGACACTTCACCACCGTGGCCAGCGAGGGCTACCCGATGTTCAGCGAGCTGTCCGCCCTCTACGAGGAGGCCAATGGCGCCTTGTGGCTCGGCACCGACGAGGGGCTCTTTCTCGCGACCGCGGGGCGCTTCACCCGCTTCTCCCTGGCCGAGGGGCTCTTCAACGATCGCATCTTCCAGATCCTCCCCGATGGGCTCGGCTACCTGTGGATGAGCTGCAACAAGGGCCTCTTCCGCGTCCGCCAGGCCGAGTTGGAGGCGGTGGCCGAGGGCCGCCAGACGCGCGTCACCTCCCGCGCCTATGGAGAGGACGAGGGCATGCGCGCCGCGGAGTGCAACGGCGTGGGCGGCCCACCGGGCATCCGGGCCCGGGACGGACGGCTGTGGTTTCCCACCGTGCGCGGCGCCGTCGTCTATGCGCCCACCCACGACAAGCCCCCCGCGCCGCTGGCCCCCATGCGCATCGAGGAGCTCCGAGTGGACCGTCAGCCGGTGTCCCTCCGCGCGCGGGACATCCCCTTGGGCGATGGGAACGTGGAGTTTCAGTACACCACCCCGAGCCTCTACCCGCCGCAGCAGCTGCGCTTCCGCTACCAGCTCGAGGGGTTCGACCCGGACTGGGTGGAGGCGGGCTCACGCAGCGTGGCCTACTACACGAACCTCCCCCCTGGGCATTACCGCTTCCGCGTGGAGGCCATGGAGACGGAAGACGGCCGGGTGGCGCCCATGGCGGAGATGGCGCTGCACCTCAAGCCCCGCTTCCACCAGACGCGGCTGTTCCGCGGCGCCTGCTTCCTGGCCGCCGCGATGCTGGTGGCCAGCGCCATGGGGCTGCGCCTGCGCCAGTCCCGGCTTCGCGAGCGGGAGCTGCAAGCCCACGTGGACCAGCGCACCGCCGAGCTGGCCACGCTCAACGCCGACCTGCGCAACCGGCTTCAGGAGTTGCAGTCCACCCGGGAGCGGCTCGTCCACGCCGAGAAGATGGCGGCCGTGGGCACGCTGGCCGCGGGCGTGGGGCATGAAATCAACAACCCGCTGGCCTTCATCATCTCCAACCTCCACTACGCGAGCATGGAGGTGAAGCACGCGGCCATGCAGGACGGAGAGCCAGAGCGCTGGGCGGAGGTGGAGCAGGCGCTCTCCGAAGCGCTCCTGGGCGCGGACCGGGTGCGGCGCATCGTCCAGGACTTGAAGACCTTCTCGCGCGTGCAGCCCGAGCGCCCCCAGCGGGTGGAGCTGCACGAGGTGCTGGAGCTGGCCCTGTCCTTCGCGGACGCGGAGGTGCGCCACCGCGCCCGCGTGGTGAAGCACTACGGGCCGGTGCCCACCGTGTTCGGGGACGAGGCCCGAATGGGCCAGGTGTTCCTCAACCTGCTGATCAACGCCGCCCAGGCCACCCCCGAGGGCCATGCGGACCAGCATGAGATCCGCGTCACCACGCGCCAGAACGAGCAGGGCCAGGCGGTGGTGGAGGTGAGCGACACCGGCATGGGCATTCCGCCCGAGGTGCTGCCCCGCATCTTCGAGCCTTTCTTCACCACCAAGCCCGTGGGGGTGGGAACGGGCCTGGGGCTGTCCATCTGCCATGGGTACGTCCAGGCCCTGGGCGGGGACATCCGGGTGCACAGTGCACCGGGGGAGGGCACCACGTTCGAGGTGACCCTGCCCCCAGCCCCGGCGATGGCCGCGGAGCCGGCTCCCCCGCGGCCCCCCTCGGGCAGCAACCCGGTCTGGCGCAGCCGGCTGATGGTCGTCGATGACGAGCCGCTGCTGGCGTCCGCCATGTCCCGCACGCTCGAGCCAGAGCACGAAGTCGTGCCCTTCACCTGCGCCCGCGACGCGTTGGAGCGGCTGCGCACGGGAGAGCACTACCACCTCATCCTCTGCGATCTGATGATGCCGGAGATGACGGGCATGGAGCTGTACGAGACGCTGGCACGCGAAGCCCCCGCCATGGCCGAGCGCATGGTGTTCATCACCGGAGGGGCCTTCACCGAGGCGGCGCGCACGTTTCTCGACACCCACCGCTTGCCGTGCCTGGACAAGCCCTTCGACCCGGACGCGCTGCGCTCCCGCCTGCGCTCGCTGCTGGCCGGGAGGGACTCCTCCCAGCCGGCCACTGCGGCCTGA
- a CDS encoding SDR family oxidoreductase, whose protein sequence is MILVTGATGKLGRLVVEGLLKQIPAQQLAIAVRNPEKASDFAARGVQVRRADYSQPDTLQSAFAGVEKVLLISSNEVGQRLEQHRAAVAAAKKAGVRLLAYTSILHADTSGLALAAEHKGTEELIRASGIPFVFLRNGWYTENYTENLAPALAHGAIVGSSGEGRIAVATRADYAAAAVAVLTRPGHENKIYELGGDTPLTLTELATEVARQTGKAIVYKNLPPDQYKGVLTQAGVPGPFAGVLVDSDLGAARGELNDTSGELRRLIGRPTTPLADAVAAVLPR, encoded by the coding sequence ATGATTCTCGTTACTGGAGCCACTGGAAAGCTTGGCCGTCTCGTCGTCGAGGGACTGCTCAAGCAGATCCCCGCACAACAGCTCGCCATTGCCGTACGCAATCCCGAGAAGGCCTCGGACTTCGCGGCGCGCGGCGTCCAGGTGCGCCGGGCGGACTACAGCCAGCCGGACACCCTGCAGAGCGCCTTCGCCGGGGTGGAGAAAGTGCTGCTCATCTCTTCCAACGAAGTGGGCCAACGGTTGGAGCAACACCGGGCCGCGGTGGCCGCCGCCAAGAAGGCAGGGGTCCGCTTGTTGGCCTACACCAGCATCCTGCACGCGGACACGTCGGGTCTGGCGCTCGCCGCGGAGCACAAGGGCACCGAGGAGCTGATCCGCGCCTCGGGCATTCCCTTCGTCTTCCTCCGCAACGGCTGGTACACCGAGAACTACACCGAGAACTTGGCGCCTGCCCTGGCCCATGGCGCCATCGTGGGGAGCTCCGGCGAGGGCCGCATCGCCGTCGCCACCCGGGCCGACTACGCGGCGGCGGCGGTCGCGGTGCTCACCCGCCCGGGGCACGAGAACAAGATCTACGAGTTGGGGGGCGACACCCCGCTGACCCTGACCGAGCTGGCCACCGAGGTCGCCCGCCAGACAGGCAAAGCCATCGTCTACAAGAACCTGCCCCCGGATCAGTACAAGGGCGTGCTCACCCAGGCCGGAGTGCCCGGACCTTTCGCCGGGGTGCTGGTGGACTCGGACCTGGGCGCCGCCCGGGGGGAGCTGAACGACACCTCGGGAGAGCTGCGGCGCCTCATCGGGCGGCCGACCACGCCGCTCGCGGACGCCGTCGCCGCAGTCCTCCCGCGCTGA
- a CDS encoding DUSAM domain-containing protein, giving the protein MEHQEGEWHEIRLLDTRIQQGRSLELTEDVRELLLRAALTVAIGDAEARASLAHVESATALLREIRERIREGSNRIGDALLRMYELQDAGDIEGARQQMRDVLAVEVVPHYREIAENELVKLGP; this is encoded by the coding sequence ATGGAGCATCAAGAAGGGGAATGGCACGAGATTCGATTGCTGGATACCCGGATTCAGCAGGGGAGGTCCCTAGAGCTTACAGAGGATGTGCGCGAGCTTCTGTTGCGCGCAGCCTTGACCGTAGCCATTGGCGATGCCGAAGCGAGAGCATCCCTCGCTCACGTAGAGAGCGCGACCGCCTTGCTGCGGGAGATTCGGGAGCGGATTCGAGAGGGCTCGAATCGAATCGGTGATGCCCTTCTGCGGATGTACGAACTTCAAGATGCCGGGGATATTGAGGGGGCACGCCAGCAAATGAGAGATGTGCTTGCCGTTGAGGTCGTGCCTCACTACCGGGAGATTGCTGAGAACGAACTCGTGAAACTCGGACCGTAA
- a CDS encoding peroxiredoxin family protein, giving the protein MKTWLTTALAVTLVTGGARAQQPSGAMDASLRNSEGSPVRLSRWRGKPVILFYEDKDSVNLNAPLKERLFELARERGLQESAWVVAVANLEKFNFFPARQIALSYVKDEEKKAGVPILVDLEGTLGKAPWKLPMKTSTVMLLDAEGTLLYRYSGRMAEKDIELFIALLARLVGVDLETEARI; this is encoded by the coding sequence ATGAAGACGTGGCTCACGACGGCGTTGGCGGTGACCCTGGTCACGGGAGGCGCGCGAGCCCAGCAGCCTTCCGGTGCCATGGATGCCAGCTTGAGGAACTCGGAGGGGTCGCCCGTGCGGCTGTCCCGCTGGAGGGGCAAGCCCGTCATCCTGTTCTACGAGGACAAGGACTCGGTGAACCTCAATGCCCCGCTCAAGGAGCGCCTCTTCGAGCTGGCCCGCGAGCGGGGACTCCAGGAGTCCGCCTGGGTGGTGGCGGTGGCCAATCTGGAGAAGTTCAACTTCTTCCCCGCCCGGCAGATTGCCCTCTCCTATGTGAAGGATGAGGAGAAGAAGGCGGGGGTGCCCATCCTCGTGGACCTGGAAGGCACGCTGGGCAAGGCGCCCTGGAAGCTGCCCATGAAGACCTCCACGGTGATGTTGCTGGATGCCGAGGGCACCCTGCTCTACCGCTACTCGGGCCGCATGGCGGAAAAGGACATCGAACTGTTCATCGCTTTGCTGGCACGGCTGGTGGGTGTCGACCTGGAAACCGAAGCGCGGATTTAA